The following are encoded together in the Oreochromis aureus strain Israel breed Guangdong linkage group 18, ZZ_aureus, whole genome shotgun sequence genome:
- the LOC116313444 gene encoding transmembrane protein 200C codes for MIATGGLLRMNRRQDSLRSKNRAENKRKRKSKKKKKNDVVVVKGKLNLCSPAGLVAAVGIIVLMVGISMAVLGYWPSQNQQEYQERRRTGGFHTSRMSYSKSPQISSNLTRGEPSSGQSNLFNQSHSNTSVSSPSRHCGFFCDFLDNYLYSDNLKVFGPLVMGIGIFLFICANAVLHENRDKKTKIINLRDIYSTVIDLHSIRSKEYSPLNGMVNYTQSKSAEGPSGSFPTSGMLTRSSWPSTGITFKGEVDGEEVFRRSSLVSRPRSLSKDVQTFTETVYSIYKDYSNSSEQAPQPRQWETTSIVTSSVNAFTLPVIKLNNCEVGEKAEAEGCSKEEVVIEAVAENISEEGQASSSSSQRDVMYGKQKEASIMDSPPPHRSHKDTNTGIQQGVPQSQPQPQRPQLFPPSPVARAMGSRLSLNSLTDQPRPARRCSLSVSGCRQGDRARRFSYPRLEHSNSKGYIKLNDLGGESFEAPDADTSLVAPKQEVAMDAAAAEEEAQGQDNLATPSTSGES; via the coding sequence ACGGGTGGCCTGCTGCGCATGAACAGGCGCCAGGATTCGCTCCGATCCAAAAACCGAGCAGAGAACAAACGGAAGCGGAAAtccaagaaaaagaagaagaacgaTGTGGTGGTTGTGAAGGGGAAACTCAATCTCTGCTCCCCGGCTGGTTTGGTGGCCGCTGTTGGAATTATAGTTCTTATGGTTGGGATTTCCATGGCTGTACTGGGCTACTGGCCCAGCCAGAACCAGCAGGAATACCAGGAGCGCCGCAGAACCGGGGGATTCCACACCAGCAGGATGAGCTATTCCAAAAGTCCTCAGATTTCCTCCAACCTGACCCGTGGTGAGCCTTCCTCTGGCCAATCAAATCTGTTCAACCAGAGTCATTCTAACACCAGTGTTTCTAGCCCGTCCCGTCACTGTGGCTTTTTCTGTGACTTCCTGGATAATTATTTGTATTCAGACAACCTGAAAGTCTTCGGACCACTTGTGATGGGAATTGGTATCTTTCTCTTCATTTGTGCTAACGCCGTCCTCCATGAAAACCGCGACAAGAAAACTAAAATCATAAACCTGAGGGATATCTACTCCACAGTGATAGACCTGCACAGTATACGATCAAAGGAGTACTCACCTCTGAATGGCATGGTGAATTACACCCAGTCAAAGAGTGCAGAAGGGCCATCGGGTTCATTTCCAACAAGTGGGATGCTTACTCGCAGTTCCTGGCCCTCCACTGGAATCACTTTCAAAGGTGAGGTAGATGGCGAGGAGGTATTCAGACGCTCCTCATTGGTCAGTAGGCCTCGTAGCTTGTCCAAAGATGTGCAGACCTTCACAGAGACTGTCTACAGCATCTATAAAGACTACAGCAATAGCAGTGAGCAGGCACCTCAGCCCCGACAGTGGGAAACCACTTCCATCGTCACCTCTTCTGTGAACGCTTTTACCCTGCCAGTAATCAAACTGAACAACTGTGAGGTGGGGGAGAAAGCAGAGGCAGAGGGATGCTCAAAGGAGGAGGTTGTTATAGAAGCTGTTGCTGAAAACATAAGTGAGGAGGGacaagccagcagcagcagcagccagagaGATGTGATGTACGGTAAGCAGAAGGAGGCTTCGATCATGgactctcctcctcctcaccggAGCCACAAGGACACCAACACAGGTATCCAACAGGGGGTGCCGCAGTCTCAGCCTCAACCGCAGAGGCCTCAGCTGTTTCCACCGTCTCCTGTTGCCAGGGCGATGGGGTCACGGCTGTCGCTCAACTCTCTCACGGATCAGCCCAGGCCAGCACGCCGCTGCAGCCTGTCTGTGTCTGGATGTCGTCAAGGTGACAGAGCCAGGCGGTTCAGCTACCCCCGTCTGGAGCACTCCAACAGCAAGGGCTACATAAAACTGAATGACCTGGGGGGCGAATCCTTTGAAGCCCCCGACGCAGACACTTCTTTGGTGGCCCCTAAACAGGAAGTAGCAATGGATGCAGCAGCAGCGGAGGAAGAAGCTCAGGGACAGGACAATTTGGCGACACCGAGCACCTCTGGAGAATCCTAG